In one Desulfoferula mesophila genomic region, the following are encoded:
- a CDS encoding mechanosensitive ion channel family protein gives MTNAHNTQDDWDLILAKLHLFDKLKLVWEKSRDWVTQDLLEVDTLYELAVLAAVFGVSWLLARRLRAVLAPRWAEVMERGGRRAQWRRDLLRLLDPVISLVFLWPLYLLSSAAGMDNDLLTLFANAVGAWVLIRLVTTALFKPFWARVFAMFIWAIAALSIFGLLGEVVRLLDAMKMTVGSLKLSLLDLLESLLFFTILLRLGIRAGTFMENRLAASGELEASTRALIGLLGKTVLVLVVGILSLEIIGVDMDMLTVFSGALGFGLGIGLRTVFSNLISGVIIMVDKSIRPGDVIWVGEVFGEVTSLRARYASVVTRDGQEFLIPNEDLISRQVINCSYSSREVRIKVPIGIAFGSDVDLAMSLAEQAAADVPRILKSPPPGCRLVGLGEFAINLSLRFWITDPEHGVSNVTTEVLKRVLKLFEKNGVEIPMPQQEVRIKSRAAEEAS, from the coding sequence ATGACCAATGCGCACAACACCCAGGACGACTGGGATCTGATCCTGGCCAAGCTGCACCTGTTCGACAAGCTCAAGCTGGTTTGGGAAAAATCGCGCGACTGGGTGACCCAGGACCTGCTGGAGGTGGACACCCTTTACGAGCTGGCGGTGCTGGCCGCGGTCTTCGGGGTTTCCTGGCTCCTGGCTCGCCGGCTGCGCGCCGTGCTGGCCCCGCGCTGGGCCGAGGTCATGGAGCGGGGCGGCCGCCGGGCCCAATGGCGGCGCGACCTGTTGCGCTTGCTGGACCCGGTCATCTCCCTGGTCTTCCTGTGGCCCCTGTACCTCCTGTCCTCCGCCGCGGGCATGGACAACGACCTGTTGACCCTGTTCGCCAACGCGGTAGGGGCCTGGGTGCTCATCCGCCTGGTGACCACCGCCCTGTTCAAGCCGTTCTGGGCCCGCGTTTTCGCCATGTTCATCTGGGCCATCGCAGCGCTGAGCATCTTCGGCCTGCTGGGCGAGGTGGTGCGGCTGCTGGACGCCATGAAGATGACCGTGGGCAGCCTCAAGCTCTCCCTGCTGGATCTCTTGGAGTCCCTGCTGTTCTTCACCATCCTCTTGCGCCTGGGCATCCGGGCGGGCACCTTCATGGAGAATCGCCTGGCGGCCAGCGGCGAGCTGGAGGCCTCCACCCGGGCCCTGATCGGCCTGTTGGGCAAGACCGTGCTGGTGCTGGTGGTGGGCATCCTGTCCCTGGAGATCATCGGGGTGGACATGGACATGCTCACGGTGTTCTCCGGGGCCCTGGGCTTCGGCCTGGGCATCGGGCTGCGCACCGTGTTCAGCAACCTGATCAGCGGGGTGATCATCATGGTGGACAAGTCCATCCGGCCGGGCGACGTCATCTGGGTGGGCGAGGTGTTCGGCGAGGTCACCTCGCTTAGGGCCCGCTACGCCTCGGTGGTCACCCGCGACGGCCAGGAATTCCTGATCCCCAACGAAGATCTCATCTCCCGCCAGGTGATCAACTGCTCCTACTCCTCGCGGGAGGTGCGCATCAAGGTGCCCATCGGCATCGCCTTTGGCAGCGACGTGGATTTGGCCATGTCCCTGGCCGAGCAGGCGGCGGCCGACGTGCCGCGCATCCTGAAAAGCCCGCCCCCGGGCTGCCGCCTGGTGGGCCTGGGAGAATTCGCCATCAACCTGTCGTTGCGCTTTTGGATAACCGACCCCGAGCACGGCGTGTCCAACGTCACCACCGAGGTGCTCAAAAGGGTGCTCAAGCTTTTCGAGAAAAACGGGGTGGAGATTCCCATGCCCCAGCAAGAGGTGCGTATCAAGAGTCGGGCGGCGGAAGAGGCGTCCTAG
- a CDS encoding metallophosphoesterase family protein, translating to MRLRPGRTLGPLLALLLLLAAAAPVEALTVRGRVLDAGGHPLAGAYVSDGVGITQSAPDGAFLLESQAGRVVALTAPPGHGDGPRWWWPAEQAAQIGEFRLGPAKPGGAESLPLVVLSDPHLYDASAAPTWSGKLDPTVPLRAWQKTMAELKALRPALTLVLGDLAMDAEKGQPAYGRAQMGLARRAAALLPAPWRACPGNHDVRYGPHGVDYSLWREFLGPVRSLSFAGPVAVLLLDNTGISTRQDGTPRPCGILPQEALDWLKAALALLPPETPLLVGSHYPLASPLAGVNPLRKGSLVRAPGPTGLGLRNVDQNGVRAMTLLAARPLVGLLSGHLHAANRSALLGRQATVPLWGAPALCGRWWQGDMNYGPIGFPPAYMRGALRRGPAGWSLELGQVVITPPAQPRP from the coding sequence ATGCGCCTGAGGCCCGGCCGGACCCTGGGGCCGCTCCTGGCCCTGCTGCTGCTCCTGGCGGCCGCCGCGCCCGTCGAAGCCCTTACCGTGCGGGGCCGGGTCTTGGACGCCGGGGGACATCCCCTGGCCGGGGCCTATGTCAGCGACGGGGTGGGCATCACCCAAAGCGCCCCGGACGGCGCCTTCCTCCTGGAAAGTCAGGCGGGCCGGGTGGTGGCCCTCACCGCCCCGCCGGGCCACGGCGACGGCCCCCGCTGGTGGTGGCCCGCCGAACAGGCGGCCCAAATCGGCGAGTTCCGTTTGGGGCCCGCCAAGCCCGGCGGCGCGGAGAGCCTGCCCCTGGTGGTGCTCAGCGATCCCCATCTCTACGACGCCTCGGCCGCGCCCACCTGGTCGGGCAAGTTGGACCCCACCGTGCCCCTGCGGGCCTGGCAAAAGACCATGGCCGAGCTAAAGGCCCTGCGCCCGGCCCTTACCCTGGTGCTGGGCGATCTGGCCATGGACGCCGAAAAGGGCCAGCCTGCCTACGGCCGCGCCCAGATGGGCCTGGCCCGGCGGGCGGCGGCCTTGCTGCCCGCTCCCTGGCGGGCCTGCCCCGGCAACCACGACGTGCGCTACGGCCCCCATGGGGTGGACTACTCCCTGTGGCGCGAGTTCCTGGGCCCGGTGCGCAGCCTGAGTTTCGCGGGGCCGGTGGCCGTGCTGCTTCTGGACAATACCGGCATCTCCACCCGCCAGGACGGCACCCCCCGCCCCTGCGGCATCCTGCCCCAGGAGGCCCTGGACTGGCTCAAGGCGGCGCTGGCCCTGCTGCCCCCCGAAACTCCCCTTTTGGTGGGCAGCCACTATCCCCTGGCCTCACCCCTGGCCGGGGTCAACCCCCTGCGCAAGGGCTCCTTGGTGCGAGCCCCCGGCCCCACCGGCCTGGGCCTGCGCAACGTGGACCAGAACGGGGTGCGGGCCATGACCCTGTTGGCCGCCCGGCCCCTGGTGGGCCTGCTCAGCGGCCATCTGCACGCCGCCAACCGCTCGGCCCTCTTGGGGCGCCAAGCAACGGTGCCCCTGTGGGGCGCCCCGGCCCTGTGCGGCCGCTGGTGGCAGGGGGACATGAACTACGGGCCGATCGGCTTTCCCCCGGCCTATATGCGCGGCGCGCTGCGGCGCGGCCCGGCGGGCTGGAGCCTGGAGCTCGGCCAGGTGGTCATCACCCCTCCCGCGCAGCCCCGGCCCTAG
- a CDS encoding nucleotidyltransferase family protein: MHGRGASPAARLGLSPTQALLLQASLLTGDPALRAWQGWREAADIEVLEPGAYALMPSLYQNLTRLGVDDPLVSILKGVYKRTWLVNQMACKRLGQIVQAFAAKGVTALPLGGLAALLTAYQDPGLRPLNRMVLAVRPSQLRAAAQAAQELGWQPLNQIPANLRYGGSLQFKMRQDPGLELRWRLLPHVFQEEPCRPLWQDALPLDFQGMRLTVMQHGDALFLALADGGWRRDGEPLAWLADAFHMLRQGSIDWERVLARARALHSANALRPPLEGLCDLLAAPVPGALSRRLAALSSRPLDKIYYQAYGAPAAAHGDERGFREVFLGKVRLHQNRPLWFVLLTALRQYARNLWAGAKRGR, translated from the coding sequence ATGCACGGGCGGGGCGCTTCGCCGGCGGCGCGGTTGGGGCTCAGCCCCACCCAGGCGCTGCTGCTCCAGGCCTCGCTCCTGACCGGCGACCCGGCCTTGCGGGCCTGGCAAGGCTGGCGCGAGGCGGCCGACATCGAGGTGCTGGAGCCCGGCGCCTATGCGCTGATGCCCAGCCTGTACCAGAACCTGACCCGCCTGGGGGTGGACGACCCTCTGGTATCCATACTCAAGGGGGTTTACAAGAGGACCTGGCTGGTCAACCAGATGGCCTGCAAACGGCTGGGGCAAATCGTGCAGGCCTTCGCCGCCAAGGGCGTGACCGCGCTGCCCCTGGGCGGCCTGGCTGCGCTGCTGACGGCCTACCAAGACCCGGGCCTGCGCCCCCTGAACCGCATGGTCTTGGCCGTGCGGCCTTCCCAACTGCGGGCCGCCGCCCAGGCGGCGCAAGAGCTGGGCTGGCAGCCTCTGAACCAGATCCCCGCAAATTTGCGCTACGGCGGTTCGCTGCAGTTCAAGATGCGCCAAGACCCGGGCCTGGAGTTGCGGTGGCGCTTACTGCCCCATGTTTTTCAGGAAGAGCCGTGCCGGCCGTTGTGGCAAGACGCGCTGCCCCTGGATTTCCAGGGAATGCGTCTAACGGTCATGCAGCACGGCGACGCCTTGTTCCTGGCCCTGGCGGACGGTGGCTGGCGCCGGGACGGGGAGCCGCTGGCCTGGCTGGCCGATGCCTTCCACATGCTCCGTCAAGGCTCCATCGACTGGGAACGGGTGCTGGCCCGGGCCCGGGCCCTCCATTCGGCCAACGCCCTGCGGCCGCCCCTGGAGGGCCTTTGCGATCTTCTGGCGGCTCCGGTGCCCGGCGCGCTCTCGCGGCGGCTGGCTGCCTTGTCTTCGCGGCCATTGGACAAGATTTACTACCAGGCCTACGGCGCCCCGGCCGCGGCCCATGGCGACGAGCGCGGTTTCCGGGAGGTTTTTCTGGGCAAGGTCCGTTTGCACCAGAACCGCCCGCTGTGGTTCGTCTTGCTGACCGCGCTGCGCCAATACGCGCGGAACCTGTGGGCGGGGGCCAAGCGGGGGCGCTGA
- a CDS encoding GNAT family N-acetyltransferase, translating into MQQDALSIRLMRAEDFDAVVEIDRKIMRTARPEYYQLKFDKLFKSKDYVPASLVAENADGTVAGFVMGELYLGEYGILQEEATLDTIGVDPDFQQQGVGERLMREFMEHMKSLGVEKVHTLVRWNDSGLLHFFSANGFGPSQTINLERSV; encoded by the coding sequence ATGCAGCAGGACGCCTTAAGCATTCGGTTGATGCGGGCCGAGGATTTCGACGCCGTGGTGGAGATAGACCGCAAGATCATGCGCACCGCCCGTCCGGAATATTACCAACTTAAGTTCGACAAGCTGTTCAAGTCCAAGGACTACGTGCCCGCCTCCCTGGTAGCCGAAAACGCCGACGGCACGGTGGCGGGCTTTGTCATGGGCGAGCTGTACCTGGGCGAGTACGGCATCCTGCAGGAGGAGGCCACCCTGGACACCATCGGGGTGGACCCCGACTTCCAGCAACAGGGCGTGGGAGAGCGCCTGATGCGCGAGTTCATGGAGCACATGAAGAGCCTGGGGGTGGAAAAGGTGCACACCCTGGTGCGCTGGAACGACTCGGGCCTGCTCCATTTCTTCAGCGCTAACGGTTTCGGCCCCTCCCAGACCATCAACCTGGAGAGGAGCGTGTAG
- a CDS encoding ABC transporter ATP-binding protein produces MNQPEAQPETRSIKSAVLWALRRTRGIDKRLLLLVLTTGLVRSLIPLGLALAGRELINAVAAGSLERAWPWLVLSMLLTMVMALMVSVFNFCSQLLKDKLDLEIVSDVLRRVSLLEFALLENRQFQDVLHQVRQSAGLHFSIFINNTIRVASNALIALGFVVIITAIAPVFFLVALPVAVAYLLFNLVLARRGYQEEKANVSKWRWSHYYVRMLTEASSASEIRLLSLGRLCIDRFRELVLDIIGRRKAVLRLQLIGELGFTAILVAVVYYFLWDVVQYALKGRLTIGDLVIFAGAVTQVRTLMQASMSGVGEMRKSLFHISALMSLYDYDLKQEPDGGQVPERRTGRIEVQGVSFTYPGGERPALCDISLSVEPGETLALVGENGTGKSTLVKLLGRLYSPDQGRILVDGLDLRLWRRDALHQRFSFALQYFGRYEASAAENIAFGNWLELGGNPERIERVARETGIHDMLTSLPNGYDTKLGWLFGEYSLSGGQWQQIALARAFCRQDAILVLDEPTAHLDAMTEYHIFQRFSEMARNQTTILISHRFTTVSMADRIAVMEQGRIVELGGHRELLALGGRYARMYNLQASRFMQDPQPGTPA; encoded by the coding sequence ATGAACCAACCCGAAGCACAACCCGAGACGCGCAGCATCAAGAGCGCGGTGCTCTGGGCCCTGCGCCGCACCCGGGGCATCGACAAAAGGCTGCTCCTGCTGGTGCTGACCACCGGCCTGGTGCGCAGCCTCATCCCACTGGGCCTGGCCCTGGCCGGGCGGGAGCTCATCAACGCCGTGGCCGCCGGTTCCCTGGAGCGGGCTTGGCCCTGGCTGGTGTTGAGCATGCTCCTGACCATGGTCATGGCGTTAATGGTCTCGGTGTTCAATTTTTGCAGCCAATTGCTCAAGGACAAGCTGGACCTGGAGATCGTCTCCGACGTATTGCGCCGGGTGTCGCTCCTGGAGTTCGCCCTGCTGGAAAACAGGCAGTTCCAGGATGTGCTGCACCAGGTCCGCCAGAGCGCCGGGCTGCATTTTTCCATCTTCATCAACAACACCATCCGGGTGGCCAGCAACGCCTTGATCGCCCTGGGCTTCGTGGTCATCATCACGGCCATCGCCCCGGTCTTTTTCCTGGTGGCGCTGCCGGTGGCCGTGGCCTACCTGTTGTTCAACCTGGTCCTGGCCCGCCGGGGATATCAGGAGGAAAAGGCCAACGTCTCCAAGTGGCGCTGGTCCCACTACTACGTGCGCATGCTGACCGAAGCCTCCTCCGCCTCGGAGATCAGGCTCCTGTCCCTGGGCCGCCTGTGCATCGATCGCTTCCGCGAGCTGGTGCTGGACATCATTGGGCGGCGCAAAGCGGTCTTGCGCCTCCAGTTGATCGGCGAGTTGGGGTTCACAGCCATCTTGGTAGCCGTGGTGTACTACTTCTTGTGGGACGTGGTGCAATACGCCCTGAAGGGCCGCCTCACCATCGGAGACCTGGTTATCTTCGCCGGGGCCGTGACCCAGGTGCGCACGCTGATGCAGGCCTCCATGAGCGGCGTGGGCGAAATGCGCAAGAGCCTCTTCCATATTTCCGCCCTCATGTCCCTGTACGACTACGATCTGAAGCAGGAACCGGACGGCGGCCAGGTTCCGGAGCGCCGCACCGGGCGCATCGAGGTGCAGGGGGTGAGCTTCACCTATCCCGGCGGGGAGCGCCCGGCCCTCTGCGATATCAGCCTGAGCGTAGAACCGGGAGAGACCCTGGCCCTGGTGGGCGAGAACGGTACGGGCAAGTCCACCCTGGTCAAGCTGCTGGGCCGCTTGTACTCACCGGACCAGGGGCGCATCCTGGTGGACGGCCTGGACCTGCGGCTTTGGCGAAGGGACGCGCTGCATCAACGCTTCTCCTTCGCCTTGCAATATTTCGGCCGCTACGAGGCCAGCGCCGCTGAGAACATCGCCTTTGGCAACTGGCTGGAGCTGGGCGGCAACCCCGAGAGGATCGAGCGGGTGGCCCGGGAAACCGGCATCCACGACATGCTCACCAGCCTGCCCAACGGCTACGACACCAAGCTGGGTTGGCTGTTCGGCGAATACTCCCTGTCCGGCGGCCAGTGGCAGCAGATAGCCCTGGCCCGGGCCTTTTGCCGCCAGGACGCCATCCTGGTCTTGGACGAGCCCACCGCCCACCTCGACGCCATGACCGAATACCATATCTTCCAGCGCTTCAGCGAGATGGCCCGCAATCAGACCACCATCTTGATCTCCCACCGCTTCACCACGGTCAGCATGGCCGACCGGATCGCGGTTATGGAGCAGGGACGCATCGTGGAGCTGGGCGGCCACCGGGAGTTGCTGGCCCTGGGCGGGCGCTACGCCCGGATGTACAACCTGCAGGCGTCCCGGTTCATGCAGGACCCCCAGCCTGGGACCCCGGCCTAG
- a CDS encoding TIGR00725 family protein produces MVEAARLISVIGAGQADQRQKEHAFRVGELLARAGWGVVCGGLSGVMAEACRGCASAGGLTVGLLPGTERQAANPWVQVILPTGLGQARNALVVLAGQGAIAVGGGGGTLSEIGHALKAGRPVVSLGSWEVAGVPQAESPEQAVGMILELTAA; encoded by the coding sequence ATGGTAGAGGCGGCCCGGCTCATCAGCGTGATCGGGGCCGGGCAGGCCGACCAGAGGCAAAAGGAACACGCCTTTCGGGTGGGCGAGCTATTGGCCCGCGCCGGTTGGGGAGTGGTGTGCGGCGGGCTGTCCGGGGTGATGGCCGAGGCCTGCCGGGGCTGCGCCTCGGCCGGGGGCCTCACCGTGGGGCTGCTGCCCGGCACCGAGCGCCAGGCGGCCAACCCCTGGGTGCAAGTGATCCTGCCCACCGGCCTGGGCCAGGCGCGCAACGCCCTGGTGGTGTTGGCCGGGCAAGGGGCCATCGCCGTGGGCGGCGGGGGCGGCACCCTGAGCGAGATCGGCCACGCCCTCAAGGCGGGCCGCCCGGTGGTGAGCCTGGGCTCCTGGGAGGTGGCGGGAGTGCCCCAAGCCGAAAGCCCCGAGCAGGCGGTGGGCATGATCCTGGAGTTGACGGCCGCCTAG
- a CDS encoding amidohydrolase family protein yields MEELCITGGTVLTMDEAGSLIPDGALLIRQGRIAYCGPTAALPPAADSTRRVLRARGGLIMPGLINAHTHAAMTLMRGLADDLPLDTWLNEHIFPAEKNLTPQAVYWGAMLGCLEMIRSGITAFCDMYLFARQVARAADDAGLRAVLGEVLYDFDSPSYGQIDNGLALTRDFIAELAPHPRLSAAVMPHALYTCSRGLMERAGALSAETGACLDIHLAENREETAQVQKMWGARPLAVLEDLGLVNERLWIDHGVDLNQAEIERLAQAGARVAHCPESNMKLASGVAPLPAMLAAGVKVGLGTDGCASNNDQDLFGEMDSCAKLAKAANLDPTAAPAEAVVGLCTSRGAVAFGLPGELGVLRPGALADVIVLDTDRPHLTPMYNPLSHLVYAARGSDVVHTVCHGRVLMAEGVVEVMDQEEVVAKARQQAMALTGREVL; encoded by the coding sequence GTGGAAGAACTTTGCATTACGGGCGGCACCGTCCTGACCATGGACGAGGCGGGCTCGCTCATCCCGGACGGCGCGCTGCTCATCCGACAGGGGCGCATCGCCTATTGCGGCCCCACCGCCGCGCTGCCGCCCGCCGCCGACTCGACGCGGCGGGTCTTGCGGGCCCGCGGCGGGCTGATCATGCCGGGGCTCATCAACGCCCACACCCACGCGGCCATGACCCTGATGCGCGGCCTGGCCGACGACCTGCCCCTGGACACCTGGCTTAACGAGCACATCTTCCCGGCCGAGAAGAACCTCACCCCCCAGGCGGTGTACTGGGGAGCCATGCTGGGGTGCCTGGAGATGATCCGCTCGGGCATCACCGCCTTTTGCGACATGTACCTATTCGCCCGTCAGGTGGCCCGGGCGGCCGACGACGCGGGACTCAGGGCGGTGCTGGGCGAGGTGCTCTACGACTTCGACTCCCCCTCCTACGGCCAAATCGACAACGGCCTGGCCCTCACCCGGGATTTCATCGCCGAACTGGCCCCCCACCCCCGCCTGAGCGCTGCGGTGATGCCCCACGCGCTCTACACCTGCTCGCGCGGGCTGATGGAGCGGGCCGGGGCCCTCAGCGCCGAGACCGGGGCCTGCCTGGACATCCACCTGGCCGAAAACCGGGAGGAGACCGCCCAGGTGCAAAAGATGTGGGGCGCCCGGCCCCTGGCGGTTTTGGAAGACCTGGGGCTGGTCAACGAGCGCCTGTGGATCGACCATGGGGTGGATCTGAACCAGGCGGAGATTGAGCGCCTGGCCCAGGCCGGGGCCCGGGTGGCTCATTGCCCCGAGTCCAACATGAAGCTGGCCAGCGGGGTGGCCCCCTTGCCGGCCATGCTGGCCGCCGGGGTCAAGGTGGGCCTGGGCACCGACGGCTGCGCCAGCAACAACGACCAGGACCTTTTCGGGGAGATGGACTCCTGCGCCAAGCTGGCCAAGGCCGCCAACCTGGACCCCACCGCGGCCCCGGCCGAGGCGGTGGTGGGCCTGTGCACCAGCCGGGGCGCGGTCGCCTTCGGCCTGCCCGGCGAGCTGGGGGTGCTGCGGCCCGGCGCCCTGGCCGACGTCATCGTGCTGGACACCGACCGCCCCCATCTCACCCCCATGTACAACCCGCTGAGCCACCTGGTCTACGCGGCGCGCGGCTCCGACGTCGTGCACACTGTGTGTCACGGACGGGTGCTCATGGCCGAGGGGGTGGTGGAGGTCATGGACCAAGAGGAGGTGGTGGCCAAGGCCAGGCAGCAAGCGATGGCCCTCACCGGGCGGGAGGTGCTGTGA
- a CDS encoding amidohydrolase gives MPAELVITGGPLWAGPGRFWPQGAVVAVDGVIVYAGPAEAAPAPPGARVVAAQGGLILPGLVNAHCHGAMVLFRGLADDLPLRVWLQEHMFPAEARWVSQEMTELCSRLAAAEMLLSGTTTVGDSYFCLDGAAQAYAAAGIRAALYQGVIDFPAPGVPDPADNLATARRFVERWQGHGPLISAGVFAHSTYTCSEATLRGVAEAARELGCLWHTHLAETSEEVANCVQAHGVSPVAYLERLGLLERLGTAVHAVWLQPGEAELLARRGVAVAACPGSNSKLGSGWADVPALLAAGTAVGLGTDGAASNNNLDLFGEIGLAARLAKVKTGDPAALPAEAALDLALRGGAACLGLTGVVGRLEPGYACDAVVMDLGDPRLTPCYDAASHLVYAASGGEVRQVVVNGRQVVGDGELLTLDVAEVMAKVRELAARVGAAV, from the coding sequence ATGCCCGCCGAGCTGGTCATCACCGGCGGGCCCCTGTGGGCCGGGCCGGGGCGCTTTTGGCCCCAGGGCGCGGTGGTGGCCGTGGATGGGGTGATCGTCTACGCCGGCCCGGCCGAGGCCGCGCCCGCGCCACCGGGGGCCCGGGTGGTGGCGGCCCAGGGCGGGCTGATCCTGCCCGGCCTGGTCAACGCCCACTGCCACGGGGCCATGGTGCTGTTTCGCGGACTGGCCGACGACCTGCCCCTGCGCGTCTGGCTTCAGGAACACATGTTCCCGGCCGAGGCCCGCTGGGTGAGCCAGGAGATGACCGAGCTGTGCTCCCGCCTGGCCGCGGCCGAGATGCTGCTCTCGGGCACCACCACGGTGGGCGACTCCTACTTCTGCCTGGACGGCGCGGCCCAGGCCTACGCGGCGGCGGGCATCCGGGCGGCCCTTTATCAGGGGGTCATCGACTTCCCCGCCCCCGGCGTGCCCGATCCGGCGGACAACCTGGCCACGGCCCGGCGCTTCGTGGAGCGCTGGCAGGGTCACGGCCCCCTCATCAGCGCGGGCGTCTTCGCCCACAGCACCTACACCTGCTCCGAGGCCACGCTAAGGGGAGTGGCCGAGGCGGCCCGGGAGCTGGGCTGCCTGTGGCACACCCATCTGGCCGAGACCTCCGAGGAGGTGGCCAACTGCGTTCAGGCCCACGGCGTCTCGCCCGTGGCCTATCTGGAGCGGCTGGGTTTGCTGGAGCGCCTGGGCACGGCGGTGCACGCGGTGTGGCTGCAACCGGGCGAGGCCGAACTGCTGGCCCGGCGCGGCGTGGCCGTGGCCGCCTGCCCCGGCTCCAACAGCAAGCTGGGTTCGGGCTGGGCCGATGTGCCCGCCCTGTTGGCCGCCGGGACGGCGGTGGGCCTGGGCACCGACGGCGCGGCCTCCAACAACAACCTGGATCTCTTTGGTGAGATCGGCCTGGCCGCCCGTTTGGCCAAGGTGAAAACCGGCGATCCCGCCGCCCTGCCCGCCGAGGCGGCCCTGGACCTGGCCCTGCGCGGCGGGGCCGCCTGCCTGGGGCTGACGGGCGTGGTGGGCCGCCTGGAGCCGGGCTATGCCTGCGACGCGGTGGTAATGGATCTGGGCGACCCCCGCCTTACCCCCTGCTATGACGCCGCCAGCCATTTGGTGTACGCGGCCAGCGGCGGCGAGGTGCGCCAGGTGGTGGTGAACGGCCGCCAGGTGGTGGGGGACGGCGAGCTGCTCACCCTGGACGTGGCCGAGGTGATGGCCAAGGTGCGGGAGCTGGCGGCCCGGGTGGGGGCGGCCGTCTGA
- a CDS encoding protein-L-isoaspartate(D-aspartate) O-methyltransferase — MVQDQIAARGVRDQRLLTVMQEIPRHLFMEQALWRRAYEDHPLPIGGGQTISQPFIVALMTDALGLTGREKVLEIGTGSGYQTAILAKLADWVFSVERLPELSRKAQTVLEELKIFNVNLLVGDGTKGWPEEAPYDAIIVTAGAPVTPRPLVEQLTEGGRLVVPVGQRGEQSLLRLTRRGDKVLQEDLGGCRFVDLVGEYGW; from the coding sequence ATGGTGCAGGACCAGATCGCCGCGCGGGGGGTGCGGGACCAGCGCCTGCTCACGGTGATGCAGGAGATTCCCCGGCACCTGTTCATGGAGCAGGCGCTGTGGCGGCGGGCCTACGAAGACCATCCCCTGCCCATCGGCGGCGGCCAGACCATCAGCCAGCCCTTCATAGTGGCCCTGATGACCGACGCCCTGGGGCTCACCGGCCGCGAAAAGGTGTTGGAAATCGGCACGGGCAGCGGCTATCAGACCGCCATCCTGGCCAAGCTGGCCGACTGGGTTTTCTCGGTGGAGCGCCTGCCCGAGCTGAGCCGCAAGGCCCAGACGGTGCTGGAGGAGCTCAAGATCTTCAACGTGAACCTCCTCGTGGGCGACGGCACCAAGGGCTGGCCCGAGGAGGCCCCCTACGACGCCATCATCGTCACCGCCGGGGCCCCGGTGACCCCCCGCCCCCTGGTGGAGCAGTTGACCGAAGGCGGCCGCCTGGTGGTGCCGGTGGGCCAGCGGGGGGAGCAAAGCCTCCTGCGCCTCACCCGCCGGGGCGACAAGGTGCTTCAGGAAGACCTGGGCGGTTGCCGCTTCGTGGACCTGGTGGGGGAATACGGATGGTAG